A DNA window from Solanum lycopersicum chromosome 3, SLM_r2.1 contains the following coding sequences:
- the LOC101266014 gene encoding ferric reduction oxidase 8, mitochondrial, which produces MTKISSLLKLLLFLIFAGWLSVWLLKPTQLWTKTWKLAEKKASASFLTQSGLNFAVYTFPVIAIAIVGFVYLSLKQKEAISRKGRSSLSVLSNPVVVNKYIGILSGFEILAVCLFVIFLAWTFYVRISNDFKKMVPMKSFTLSVWQYRVFRVATRSGLLAEACLALLLLPILRGMSVFQILGIQFEASVRYHVWLGTTMILFGTLHGGGTLLIWGIKHHLGDEMWKWQKTGRIYLAGEITLLIGLVIWITSLPQIRRKRFEIFYYTHHLYIVFLVFFLFHTGDRHFYMVLPGFFLFCLDKILRMIQSRPETYILSARIFPSKAIELTLPKDPRLTYAPTSVIFIKIPRISNFQWHPFSITSSSKVDKHTISILIKAEGRWTSTLCNILHSKPDSEAGEMRFLQVATEGPYGPSSMDFLRYDSLLLVAGGIGVTPFLSILQEIASTRRSKNVLPVKIQLVYTTKDSKGICLLDSVLPHVFDAEQHYLQLKVFVTREHQSNRSLREVLNEVPKIQNIHFTNNRPGHAIYGLENLQWMSVLLLVVSVVFLAFLIITNHVFIKPDKKSPEQKTATSVVDILLICSFALALISGTLVATIWRWKRLREETPSFSEKESKAMKPTGANRVYDQHEIHYGARPNFKDIFSQLANESKGSSIGVFVCGPETLKESVATTCQLLSNGFQSGGQDHKPFFSFHSLNFSL; this is translated from the exons ATGACTAAAATTTCCTCTCTCCTTAAATTGCTACTTTTCTTGATATTTGCTGGATGGCTATCTGTTTGGCTTCTCAAGCCCACACAACTATGGACTAAAACTTGGAAGCTTGCAGAAAAAAAGGCATCAGCCTCATTCTTAACCCAATCTG GTCTTAATTTTGCTGTCTATACCTTTCCTGTTATTGCTATAGCTATAGTTGGTTTTGTTTACTTGTCACTGAAACAGAAGGAAGCAATCAGCAG GAAAGGGCGGTCTTCGCTATCTGTTCTCTCCAATCCAGTAGTTGTGAATAAGTACATAGGCATTCTGTCTGGTTTTGAAATCCTTGCTGTATGTCTATTCGTCATCTTTCTAGCATGGACATTCTATGTTCGTATCTCCAATGACTTCAAGAAGATGGTACCAATGAAATCATTCACTTTGTCTGT ATGGCAATACAGAGTATTTAGAGTGGCAACTAGGAGTGGTTTATTAGCAGAAGCTTGCTTagctcttcttcttcttcccatCTTGAGGGGAATGTCAGTCTTTCAAATACTTGGCATCCAATTTGAAGCTTCGGTTAGATATCACGTTTGGCTTGGGACAACAATGATATTATTTGGTACATTACATGGTGGAGGTACTTTACTAATATGGGGTATCAAACATCACCTCGGAGATGAG ATGTGGAAATGGCAAAAGACAGGGCGTATTTACCTCGCGGGGGAGATCACTCTTCTTATAGGATTGGTCATTTGGATCACATCACTTCCACAGATAAGAAGGAAACGATTCGAGATCTTCTATTACACACATCACTTGTATATAGTTTTCTTGGTGTTTTTCCTGTTTCATACTGGAGATCGCCACTTCTACATGGTTTTGCCTggcttttttttgttttgcctTGACAAGATACTCCGAATGATTCAGTCAAGGCCAGAAACGTATATTCTTTCTGCTAGAATCTTTCCTTCCAAAGCCATCGAGTTGACACTGCCAAAAGATCCAA GGTTGACATATGCACCAACAAGCGTGATTTTTATCAAGATTCCAAGGATTTCGAATTTTCAATGGCATCCATTTAGCATAACTTCTAGCTCGAAAGTAGATAAACACACCATCTCTATTTTGATCAAAGCTGAGGGAAGGTGGACAAGCACTCTCTGTAATATACTACATTCAAAGCCTGATTCAGAAGCTGGTGAaatgagattcttgcaagtagCAACAGAAGGCCCTTATGGACCTTCGTCAATGGACTTTCTGAG ATACGATAGTCTACTTCTAGTGGCAGGTGGAATTGGGGTTACACCATTTTTGAGCATTCTGCAAGAAATTGCCTCTACAAGAAGAAGCAAAAACGTATTACCTGTAAAAATACAGCTTGTCTACACTACAAAAGACTCCAAAGGCATCTGCTTGTTAGATTCAGTTCTACCACATGTTTTCGATGCAGAACAACATTATCTACAACTGAAAGTGTTTGTGACACGTGAACACCAATCCAACAGATCGCTGCGAGAAGTGCTAAACGAGGTCCCAAAAATACAGAACATTCATTTCACCAACAATCGTCCCGGCCATGCAATATATGGACTTGAGAACTTACAATGGATGTCCGTCCTGCTTCTGGTGGTGTCTGTTGTTTTCCTAGCATTCCTTATCATCACCAACCATGTTTTCATCAAGCCTGATAAAAAGTCACCTGAACAGAAAACTGCTACTTCAGTAGTGGACATTCTTCTCATATGCTCGTTTGCATTAGCGTTAATATCCGGCACCTTGGTGGCTACCATATGGAGATGGAAGAGGCTAAGAGAAGAAACTCCATCATTTTCTgaaaaagaaagtaaagcaaTGAAACCAACAGGAGCAAACAGAGTTTACGATCAACACGAAATCCATTACGGAGCAAGACCTAACTTTAAAG ATATCTTTTCCCAACTTGCTAATGAATCCAAAGGATCTAGTATTGGCGTCTTCGTTTGTGGGCCTGAGACATTGAAAGAATCGGTAGCAACAACTTGTCAGCTACTTTCTAACGGTTTTCAAAGTGGAGGACAAGATCATAAACCATTTTTCAGCTTTCATTCGTTAAATTTCAGCCTCTAA
- the LOC101266322 gene encoding U-box domain-containing protein 36, translating to MSWEIEEIGEDTKSEVIGNNKDGGVINDVYVAVGKNDMYVLQWALDHAISPGIRVCLVHIFPPITYIPSPVGKLSSSQLTREQVQAYINEESNRRKNLLEKYIRLCNDAKVSVDTVLVESKSPGKALLDLISVVNVTSLVIGTKRSLSTIRVMKGHGIGEYVQKNAPASCQVNVVGEEGKKIKKGEAPSQPEIAKQSNRNLFEWMCFSPKFHGEVGRK from the exons ATGTCTTGGGAAATCGAAGAGATCGGAGAAGATACCAAGAGTGAAGTGATTGGGAACAACAAAGATGGAGGAGTGATCAATGATGTTTATGTTGCAGTTGGCAAGAATGACATGTATGTTCTTCAATGGGCACTTGATCATGCCATCTCTCCAGGAATTCGCGTATGCCTTGTGCATATTTTTCCTCCCATTACCTACATACCTTCACCAG TTGGCAAGTTATCAAGTAGCCAACTGACGAGAGAGCAGGTGCAAGCTTACATcaatgaagagagcaacagGCGGAAGAATCTCTTGGAAAAATACATCCGCTTATGCAATGATGCCAAA GTATCAGTAGATACTGTACTTGTGGAGAGCAAATCACCAGGCAAAGCATTACTTGATCTAATATCTGTTGTCAATGTTACCAGCCTCGTTATTGGAACTAAACGATCACTTTCCACCAT ACGAGTGATGAAGGGACATGGAATTGGAGAATATGTTCAGAAGAATGCACCAGCTTCCTGTCAAGTTAATGTCGTTGGTGAGGAAGGCAAGAAGATAAAGAAAGGTGAAGCTCCTTCACAGCCGGAGATTGCTAAACAATCTAACAGGAATTTATTTGAATGGATGTGTTTTTCTCCCAAGTTCCATGGAGAAGTTGgaagaaaataa